One window of Nostoc sp. C052 genomic DNA carries:
- a CDS encoding DUF4090 family protein yields the protein MPTETNSGNQTTTGADAIDEAIAQGIDFDGSPIPPAKLELYGKVMALEGNRQRSGVSNTMRSRIVRIGAKHIPQAELDQLLVDADFAPLKEKEIAFFYSGK from the coding sequence ATGCCTACCGAAACTAACTCAGGGAATCAAACTACTACTGGGGCTGATGCGATTGATGAAGCGATCGCACAGGGAATTGATTTTGATGGTTCTCCTATTCCGCCTGCCAAGTTAGAACTTTATGGTAAAGTTATGGCGCTAGAAGGCAATAGACAGCGCAGTGGTGTATCTAATACGATGCGATCGCGCATTGTGCGAATTGGCGCAAAGCACATTCCCCAAGCAGAACTAGACCAATTACTTGTAGATGCTGATTTCGCACCCCTAAAAGAAAAAGAAATTGCCTTTTTCTATAGCGGTAAATAA